One genomic segment of Paraburkholderia hospita includes these proteins:
- a CDS encoding MFS transporter, with protein sequence MSSSSSTLARSDTATGLTRGLIALFAFSCGAIVANLYYAQPITELIAPSIHMSSGMASLIVSLTQIGYALGLFFLVPLGDLLENRKLMIATALVSIASLAAASFTHAPGAFLAVSLLIGFSSVAVQILIPLAAHLAPDETRGRVVGTIMGGLLLGILLSRPISSIVAGHFGWRVVFGSAAVLMAIVTTVLALTIPKRQPSHQATYPQLIASLGHLIRTMPVLRHRALYQALMFGSFSLFWTAVPVELTRHYGLSQTAIAVFALVGAIGATSAPIAGRLADAGHTVRATLIALVVGALAYTPGLLHPAWGVGGLVVTGVVLDFAVQMNMVLGQREIYALHAASRNRLNALYMTSIFVGGAIGSALASPLYDHGGWTLVASVATAFPVIALAHYLVIGRPHAAGHA encoded by the coding sequence ATGTCCAGCAGTTCCTCGACGCTCGCACGCAGCGACACGGCCACCGGGCTAACACGCGGCCTGATCGCGCTATTCGCATTCAGTTGCGGCGCGATCGTCGCCAACCTGTACTACGCGCAACCGATCACCGAACTGATCGCGCCGTCGATCCACATGTCGAGCGGCATGGCGAGCCTGATCGTCTCGCTCACGCAGATCGGCTACGCGCTCGGCCTGTTCTTTCTCGTGCCGCTCGGCGATCTGCTCGAGAACCGCAAGCTGATGATTGCGACGGCGCTGGTATCGATTGCGAGCCTCGCGGCTGCGTCGTTCACGCACGCACCGGGTGCTTTCCTCGCGGTCTCGCTGCTAATCGGCTTTAGCTCCGTCGCCGTGCAGATATTGATTCCGCTAGCCGCGCATCTCGCGCCAGATGAAACGCGTGGACGCGTCGTCGGCACGATCATGGGCGGGCTGCTGCTCGGCATTCTGCTGTCGCGGCCCATTTCGAGCATCGTCGCGGGTCACTTCGGATGGCGTGTCGTGTTCGGCTCGGCTGCCGTGCTGATGGCGATCGTCACGACCGTGCTCGCGCTGACGATTCCGAAGCGCCAGCCCTCGCATCAGGCGACGTATCCTCAACTGATCGCGTCGCTCGGCCATCTGATTCGCACGATGCCTGTGCTGCGTCATCGCGCGCTGTATCAGGCATTGATGTTCGGCTCGTTCAGCCTGTTCTGGACAGCCGTGCCCGTCGAGTTGACGCGCCATTACGGGCTGTCGCAGACGGCGATCGCCGTGTTCGCGCTGGTCGGCGCAATCGGCGCGACGTCGGCGCCCATCGCGGGCCGGCTCGCCGACGCGGGCCACACGGTGCGCGCGACGCTGATCGCGCTGGTGGTCGGCGCGCTGGCCTATACGCCTGGCCTGCTCCATCCGGCGTGGGGCGTTGGCGGTCTCGTCGTGACGGGCGTCGTGCTCGACTTCGCGGTGCAGATGAATATGGTGCTCGGCCAGCGCGAGATTTACGCGCTGCACGCCGCGAGCCGCAACCGGCTGAACGCGCTGTATATGACGAGCATCTTTGTCGGTGGCGCGATCGGTTCGGCGCTTGCCAGCCCGCTCTACGATCACGGCGGCTGGACGCTGGTGGCAAGCGTCGCGACGGCTTTCCCGGTGATCGCGCTCGCGCATTACCTGGTGATCGGCCGGCCGCATGCCGCGGGCCACGCATGA
- the kdgT gene encoding 2-keto-3-deoxygluconate transporter has protein sequence MKLKKAIDRVPGGLMLIPLLLGACVHSFAPGAGKYFGSFTNGLITGTVPILAVWFFCMGATIDLRATGTVLRKSGTLLVTKMLVAWLATIIASSLLPIDGIKTGLFAGLSVLAITTSMDMTNGGLYAAVMQQYGTKEEAGAFVLMSIESGPLVSMIILGATGVAFFEPRLFVGAVLPFVIGFTLGNLDSALRELFGRCVVPLIPFFGFALGNGIDLNVIVKSGIPGVLLGLGVIVITGIPLILADRYIAGGNGAAGLAASSTAGAAVANPSIIGEMIPHFKPVVPAATAMVATACLVTAILVPILTATWSKRARLKAGESARMEEDDAGPLPQPLGAHE, from the coding sequence ATGAAACTGAAGAAGGCAATCGACCGCGTACCAGGCGGTCTCATGCTGATACCGCTGTTGCTCGGCGCTTGCGTACATTCGTTCGCGCCCGGCGCCGGCAAATACTTTGGGTCGTTCACGAACGGCCTGATCACGGGCACTGTGCCGATTCTCGCCGTGTGGTTCTTCTGCATGGGCGCGACCATCGATCTGCGCGCCACGGGCACCGTGTTGCGCAAGTCGGGTACGTTGCTCGTCACGAAGATGCTGGTCGCGTGGCTCGCGACGATCATCGCGTCGTCGCTGCTGCCTATCGACGGCATCAAGACAGGATTGTTCGCCGGGCTGTCGGTGCTGGCCATCACCACGTCAATGGACATGACCAACGGCGGGCTCTATGCCGCCGTGATGCAGCAATACGGCACGAAGGAAGAAGCGGGGGCGTTCGTGCTGATGTCGATCGAATCGGGGCCGCTCGTCAGCATGATCATTCTCGGCGCGACGGGCGTCGCGTTCTTCGAGCCGCGGCTGTTCGTCGGCGCGGTGCTGCCGTTTGTCATCGGCTTCACGCTCGGCAATCTGGATAGCGCGCTGCGCGAACTGTTCGGCCGCTGTGTGGTGCCGCTGATTCCGTTCTTCGGCTTTGCGCTCGGCAACGGTATCGACCTGAACGTGATCGTCAAGAGTGGCATTCCGGGCGTGCTGCTCGGGCTGGGCGTGATCGTCATCACGGGCATTCCGCTGATTCTCGCCGACCGCTATATCGCGGGTGGCAATGGCGCAGCGGGCCTCGCGGCATCATCGACGGCGGGCGCGGCGGTGGCCAATCCGTCGATCATCGGCGAGATGATTCCGCACTTCAAGCCAGTGGTGCCGGCAGCGACGGCGATGGTCGCGACCGCGTGCCTCGTCACGGCGATCCTCGTGCCGATTCTCACGGCGACGTGGTCGAAGCGCGCAAGGCTGAAAGCAGGCGAGAGCGCGCGGATGGAGGAGGACGACGCAGGGCCGTTGCCTCAGCCGCTCGGCGCGCACGAATAA
- the kduI gene encoding 5-dehydro-4-deoxy-D-glucuronate isomerase: protein MEVRQSINSEYAKTLDTTGLRKEFLVEKVFEPDALALTYSHIDRIIVGGAFPQTRAVEVPSSLGKSIGVSYLLERRELGAINIGGDGWVEADGKRFAVRNEEAIFVGKGTQSLTFGSDDPAHPAKFYLNCAPAQATFPTRTITLAEASPQTLGDPATSNRRTIYKFIVPEVLPTCQLSMGMTKLEPGSLWNTMPCHTHERRMEVYFYFNVADDAAVFHMLGEPQETRHILVHNEQAVISPSWSIHSGVGTRAYTFIWGMVGENQVFSDMDHLAVRDLR, encoded by the coding sequence ATGGAAGTCAGGCAGAGCATCAACAGCGAATACGCGAAGACGCTCGACACAACCGGCCTCAGAAAAGAGTTTCTGGTCGAGAAGGTGTTCGAACCGGATGCGCTTGCGCTCACGTATAGCCATATCGACCGGATCATCGTTGGCGGTGCGTTTCCGCAGACGCGCGCCGTCGAAGTGCCCAGCTCGCTCGGTAAATCGATCGGCGTCAGTTATCTGCTGGAGCGGCGCGAACTCGGCGCGATCAATATCGGTGGTGACGGTTGGGTCGAGGCGGATGGCAAGCGCTTTGCCGTGCGCAATGAGGAAGCGATCTTTGTCGGCAAGGGCACGCAGTCGCTGACGTTCGGCAGCGACGATCCCGCGCATCCCGCGAAGTTCTATCTGAACTGCGCGCCAGCGCAGGCCACGTTTCCGACGCGCACCATCACGCTCGCCGAAGCATCGCCGCAAACGCTCGGCGATCCCGCGACGAGCAACCGCCGCACGATCTATAAGTTCATCGTTCCCGAAGTGCTGCCCACCTGCCAGCTGTCGATGGGCATGACCAAGCTCGAACCTGGCAGCCTCTGGAACACGATGCCTTGCCACACGCACGAGCGGCGCATGGAAGTGTATTTCTACTTCAACGTCGCCGACGATGCCGCCGTCTTCCACATGCTCGGCGAGCCGCAGGAGACGCGGCATATTCTCGTGCACAACGAGCAGGCCGTGATCTCGCCGAGCTGGTCGATTCACTCGGGCGTCGGCACGCGGGCCTATACGTTCATCTGGGGGATGGTCGGCGAAAACCAGGTGTTCAGCGACATGGACCATCTCGCCGTGCGCGATCTGCGCTAA
- the kduD gene encoding 2-dehydro-3-deoxy-D-gluconate 5-dehydrogenase KduD, whose product MTSHPSHPSHPSHPPHPFDLGGKVALVTGSNTGLGAGMARALAAAGCDIVGVSRSDDSDTAQQVKALGRRYVGVSADLSNIAPIDDIVRAALEACGRIDVLVNNAGIIRRADALTFSEDDWDAVMNVNLKSAFFLAQAVARHFVEQDKRGKIINVASMLSFQGGIRVASYTSSKSGMLGLTRLLANEWAARGINVNAIAPGYMATSNTAALRDDEQRNSEIVARIPAGRWGTPDDLAGPVVFLASVASDYVHGHTLAVDGGWLAR is encoded by the coding sequence ATGACTTCGCATCCTTCGCATCCTTCGCACCCTTCACACCCTCCGCATCCCTTCGATCTCGGCGGCAAGGTCGCGCTCGTCACGGGCAGCAACACGGGACTCGGCGCGGGCATGGCACGCGCGCTCGCGGCCGCGGGCTGCGACATCGTCGGCGTGAGCCGCTCGGACGACAGCGACACCGCGCAACAGGTGAAGGCACTGGGCCGCCGCTACGTCGGCGTGAGCGCGGACCTGTCGAACATCGCGCCCATCGACGACATCGTGCGCGCCGCGCTCGAAGCCTGCGGGCGCATCGATGTGCTGGTGAACAATGCCGGCATCATCCGGCGCGCGGACGCGCTCACGTTCAGCGAGGACGACTGGGATGCCGTGATGAACGTGAACCTGAAGAGCGCGTTCTTTCTTGCGCAGGCCGTCGCGCGTCATTTCGTCGAGCAGGACAAGCGCGGCAAGATCATCAACGTCGCATCGATGCTGTCGTTCCAGGGCGGCATCCGCGTCGCGTCGTACACGTCGTCGAAAAGCGGCATGCTCGGACTGACGCGCCTGCTCGCCAACGAATGGGCGGCGCGCGGCATCAACGTGAATGCGATCGCGCCGGGCTACATGGCGACATCGAACACGGCGGCGCTGCGCGACGATGAGCAGCGCAACAGCGAGATCGTCGCGCGCATCCCGGCGGGACGCTGGGGCACACCCGACGATCTCGCGGGCCCGGTTGTATTTCTCGCGTCGGTGGCTTCGGACTATGTGCATGGCCACACGCTCGCCGTCGACGGCGGCTGGCTTGCGCGGTGA
- the kdgR gene encoding DNA-binding transcriptional regulator KdgR, which translates to MAAIDKLKTTATAPRKRAAAPLTSDVDAADKGESLSSIARVFAILGAIGDSGQIGISELSQRLSLSKTTVHRVLQTLKALGYVTQEVETERYHLTIRLFELGAKALESVDLVREADIEMRRIAGATREAVHLGTFDEDAIIYIHKIDADYGLRMQSRIGRRNPLHSTAIGKVLLAWMEPAEAREVLSHIEFRKSTAKTLASADAVMSILPQVRAQGYGEDIEEQEEGLRCLAVPVFDRFGRVIAGLSVSFPTMRCGADTKLHYVALLKAAGAAVSARLGYREPTQEAAEITHPG; encoded by the coding sequence ATGGCAGCCATCGACAAACTCAAGACCACGGCCACCGCGCCCCGCAAGCGCGCCGCCGCCCCGCTCACGTCCGACGTGGACGCCGCCGATAAGGGCGAATCGCTGTCGTCGATCGCGCGCGTGTTCGCGATCCTCGGCGCGATTGGCGACAGCGGGCAGATTGGCATCAGCGAGCTATCGCAACGGCTTTCGCTATCGAAGACGACTGTGCATCGCGTGCTGCAAACGCTGAAGGCGCTTGGGTATGTGACGCAAGAGGTCGAGACCGAGCGCTATCACCTCACCATCCGGCTGTTCGAACTCGGTGCGAAGGCGCTGGAAAGCGTTGATCTCGTGCGCGAGGCTGATATCGAGATGCGGCGCATTGCGGGCGCGACGCGTGAGGCCGTGCACCTCGGCACGTTTGACGAAGACGCGATTATCTATATCCACAAGATCGACGCCGATTATGGGCTGCGGATGCAGTCGCGCATCGGGCGACGTAATCCGTTGCATAGCACGGCGATTGGCAAGGTGTTGCTTGCGTGGATGGAACCTGCTGAAGCGCGCGAGGTGTTGTCGCATATCGAGTTTCGCAAGTCGACTGCGAAGACGCTCGCTTCTGCCGATGCGGTGATGAGCATTCTGCCGCAGGTGCGGGCGCAGGGTTATGGTGAGGATATCGAGGAGCAGGAGGAAGGCTTACGATGCCTGGCTGTGCCTGTGTTTGATCGGTTTGGGCGTGTGATTGCGGGGCTTTCTGTGTCGTTTCCGACTATGCGGTGTGGGGCTGATACCAAGTTGCACTATGTGGCTTTGCTCAAGGCTGCGGGGGCTGCTGTGTCGGCAAGGCTCGGGTATCGCGAGCCGACGCAGGAAGCGGCTGAGATCACGCATCCGGGCTGA
- a CDS encoding LysR family transcriptional regulator, producing MDGFSDLNLFALVARHRNLAAAARELGVTPPAVSKRLAQLERRLGVRLMNRTTRRLSLTPEGELYLANGSRILDELQELEQLVTRSRAEPAGLLRVNASFGFGRARIAPAISDFVARFPSMKIQLHLTDRPMSLQEEGFDLGIRFGEVPDARVNARLLMKNRRIVCASPDYVKRHGMPLLPHDLTRHACIVLRENESAYGTWHFSRGKRVETVKVDGPLASNDGSAVLHWALEGRGVVVRSQWEIGEYLERGALVPLLVDWALPSADIHAIYLERNQLSVKLRTFVDFLGEYLRASPR from the coding sequence ATGGACGGCTTTTCGGATCTGAATCTGTTTGCGCTGGTCGCGCGGCATCGCAATCTGGCGGCAGCGGCGCGCGAGCTTGGCGTGACGCCGCCGGCTGTCAGCAAGCGCCTGGCGCAACTCGAACGGCGGCTGGGCGTGCGCCTGATGAACCGCACGACGCGGCGTCTGAGCCTGACGCCGGAAGGCGAGCTATATCTCGCGAACGGTTCGCGGATACTCGACGAGTTGCAGGAACTCGAACAGCTGGTGACGCGCAGCCGCGCTGAGCCGGCGGGGTTGCTGCGTGTGAATGCTTCGTTCGGTTTCGGCCGTGCGCGGATTGCGCCTGCGATTTCCGATTTCGTTGCGCGTTTTCCGTCGATGAAGATTCAGCTTCATCTGACCGATAGGCCGATGAGTTTGCAGGAAGAGGGTTTTGATCTTGGCATCCGGTTTGGCGAGGTGCCTGATGCGCGTGTCAATGCGCGTTTGTTGATGAAGAACCGGCGCATCGTGTGCGCGTCGCCCGACTATGTGAAGCGTCATGGGATGCCTTTGCTGCCGCATGATCTGACGCGGCATGCGTGTATTGTGCTGCGCGAGAATGAGTCGGCTTATGGGACGTGGCATTTTTCGCGCGGCAAGCGCGTGGAGACTGTGAAGGTGGATGGGCCGCTAGCGAGTAATGATGGCAGTGCAGTGCTGCACTGGGCGCTTGAAGGGCGTGGTGTGGTTGTGCGTTCGCAGTGGGAGATTGGGGAGTATCTGGAGCGGGGCGCGCTCGTGCCGCTTTTGGTTGATTGGGCGTTGCCCAGTGCGGATATTCATGCGATTTATCTTGAACGTAATCAGCTTTCCGTGAAGCTGCGGACGTTTGTTGATTTTCTTGGGGAGTATTTGCGGGCTTCCCCGCGGTGA
- a CDS encoding alpha/beta fold hydrolase, with protein sequence MFEGFTDASAHIDGINIHAIKGGTGPALLLLHGHPQTHAIWHKVAPTLAAHFTVIAADLRGYGDSGKPQGAADHANYSKRRMALDQVELMRAHGFASFAVIGHDRGGRVAARMALDHPDAVERLVTLDVAPTLAMYEKTSFDFARAYWHWFMLVRPAPFPETLIRADPDLYLKQTIGARSAGLAPFTTEAYADYLRCLSDPATAHGICEDYRASVTIDLEHDRATLAAREQITCDFLALWGAQGVIEQCFEPLAEWRPYAPQVQGEALPCGHYIPEEAPQLFLDRVLPFLGT encoded by the coding sequence ATGTTCGAAGGATTCACGGATGCGTCGGCCCACATCGACGGCATCAACATTCATGCAATCAAGGGCGGAACCGGGCCCGCGCTGCTGCTGTTGCACGGCCACCCGCAGACGCATGCAATCTGGCACAAGGTCGCGCCCACACTGGCCGCCCACTTCACCGTGATCGCCGCCGACCTGCGCGGCTACGGCGACAGCGGCAAGCCGCAAGGCGCGGCGGATCACGCGAACTACTCCAAGCGCCGCATGGCGCTCGATCAGGTTGAATTGATGCGCGCTCACGGCTTCGCGTCGTTTGCGGTGATCGGCCATGACCGAGGTGGACGCGTGGCCGCGCGCATGGCGCTCGATCACCCCGACGCCGTCGAGCGCCTCGTCACGCTCGACGTCGCGCCGACGCTCGCGATGTACGAGAAAACCTCGTTCGATTTCGCCCGCGCTTACTGGCACTGGTTCATGCTGGTGCGTCCCGCGCCGTTTCCGGAGACGCTGATCCGCGCGGACCCGGACCTCTATTTGAAGCAGACGATCGGCGCGCGCAGCGCGGGCCTCGCGCCGTTCACGACCGAAGCCTACGCCGACTATCTGCGCTGTCTGTCCGATCCCGCTACCGCGCATGGCATCTGCGAGGACTACCGCGCGAGCGTCACGATCGATCTCGAACACGACCGCGCGACGCTCGCCGCGCGTGAGCAGATCACGTGCGACTTTCTCGCACTATGGGGCGCGCAAGGCGTGATCGAGCAATGCTTCGAGCCGCTTGCGGAGTGGCGGCCATACGCACCGCAAGTCCAAGGCGAAGCACTGCCCTGCGGCCACTACATCCCGGAAGAAGCGCCGCAACTTTTCCTGGACCGCGTGCTGCCCTTTCTTGGCACGTGA
- the leuC gene encoding 3-isopropylmalate dehydratase large subunit: MSKRTLYQKLVESHLVSRIDEQNVLLYVDLHLMNEYTSPQAFSALEARGRAVRRPRQQLAVVSHIIPTHAETPRVIRDAASLVLAQNLGRNCERAGIRLLAANDPMQGIEHIVAPEMGLVRPGMVVLCGDSHTTTYGALGALGFGIGTSEVEHVLATQTLVYRLAQTMRIVIDGALPYGTSSKDVVIWLLSRIGAQGARGYAVEFAGSTIASLSAEARMTLCNMTVEAGARAALIAPDATTFDYVHAHANTLDETAWQTALDDWHTLRSDDDAHFDAEHRFDARDIAPFVTWGTSPDQAIAIDARIPGEAEQPSREAAASLRRALDYMGLQAQQPLAGTRIDRVFIGSCTNGRIEDLRSVAQIVRGKHVAQGVRAMVVPGSGSVRRAAEQEGIAQTLIDAGFEWREPGCSMCLAMNDDMLDEGERCASTTNRNFEGRQGRGGRTHLMSPVMAAAAALTGCITDVRTLEIHAR, encoded by the coding sequence ATGTCGAAACGAACCCTCTACCAGAAGCTCGTCGAGTCACATCTCGTCTCGCGCATCGACGAACAGAACGTGCTGCTGTACGTCGATCTGCATCTGATGAACGAGTACACCAGCCCGCAGGCCTTCAGCGCGCTCGAAGCGCGTGGCCGCGCGGTGCGCAGGCCACGGCAGCAACTCGCCGTCGTCAGTCATATCATTCCAACTCACGCTGAAACGCCGCGCGTGATCCGCGACGCCGCATCGCTCGTGCTCGCACAGAATCTCGGCCGCAACTGCGAGCGCGCCGGCATCCGCCTGCTCGCCGCGAACGATCCGATGCAGGGCATCGAGCACATCGTCGCGCCCGAGATGGGACTCGTGCGGCCCGGCATGGTCGTGCTTTGCGGCGACAGCCACACGACCACGTACGGCGCATTGGGTGCGCTGGGCTTCGGCATCGGCACGTCCGAGGTCGAGCATGTGCTCGCGACGCAAACCCTCGTCTACCGGCTCGCGCAAACCATGCGCATCGTGATCGATGGCGCGCTGCCTTATGGCACGTCATCGAAAGACGTCGTGATCTGGCTGCTCAGCCGGATCGGCGCACAAGGCGCGCGCGGCTATGCCGTCGAATTCGCGGGATCGACCATCGCTTCGCTATCCGCGGAAGCGCGCATGACCTTGTGCAACATGACCGTCGAAGCCGGCGCGCGCGCCGCGCTGATCGCACCCGACGCGACCACTTTCGACTATGTGCACGCGCATGCCAACACGCTCGACGAAACAGCGTGGCAAACCGCCCTCGACGACTGGCACACCCTTCGCTCCGACGACGACGCGCACTTCGACGCCGAACACCGTTTCGACGCGCGCGACATCGCGCCGTTCGTCACGTGGGGCACGAGCCCCGACCAGGCCATCGCGATCGATGCGCGCATCCCCGGCGAAGCCGAACAGCCTTCGCGCGAAGCTGCCGCGTCGCTGCGCCGCGCGCTCGACTACATGGGACTTCAAGCACAACAGCCGCTGGCCGGCACGCGGATCGATCGCGTCTTTATCGGCTCGTGTACGAATGGGCGCATCGAAGACCTGCGCAGCGTCGCGCAGATCGTGCGCGGCAAGCACGTCGCGCAAGGCGTGCGCGCGATGGTGGTGCCCGGCTCGGGCAGCGTGCGCCGCGCAGCCGAACAGGAAGGCATCGCGCAGACGCTCATCGACGCCGGCTTCGAATGGCGCGAGCCGGGCTGCTCGATGTGCCTCGCGATGAACGACGACATGCTCGACGAAGGCGAGCGCTGCGCATCGACGACGAACCGCAATTTCGAAGGACGCCAGGGACGCGGCGGCCGCACGCATCTGATGAGTCCCGTGATGGCAGCAGCAGCCGCGCTGACCGGCTGCATCACCGATGTCCGCACACTGGAGATACACGCGCGATGA
- the leuD gene encoding 3-isopropylmalate dehydratase small subunit, protein MNRLTIIEGTAAPLPIDNLDTDQIMPKQFLRIVDKAGLADGLLYDLRFDAQGVPRANCVFNQRAWDGARILIGGANFGCGSSREHAVWGLQQYGFQAVIAPSFAEIFYSNAMNNRLLLVQLEREAIDALVQASTQTPESKLRIDLERQTVTAAHGQTYTYPLGARHKQMVIEGMDTIDLTLASLHDIEAFERAHFARRAWAQVL, encoded by the coding sequence ATGAACCGCTTGACCATCATCGAAGGAACGGCGGCGCCGTTGCCCATCGACAACCTCGACACCGACCAGATCATGCCGAAGCAGTTCCTGCGCATCGTCGACAAGGCCGGTCTTGCAGATGGATTGCTGTACGACTTGCGCTTCGATGCGCAAGGCGTGCCGCGCGCCAACTGCGTGTTCAATCAGCGCGCCTGGGACGGCGCGCGCATTCTGATCGGCGGAGCGAACTTCGGCTGCGGATCGAGCCGCGAGCACGCGGTGTGGGGCTTGCAGCAATACGGCTTTCAAGCCGTAATCGCGCCGAGTTTCGCGGAGATTTTCTACTCCAACGCGATGAACAACCGGCTGCTGCTCGTGCAACTCGAACGCGAAGCAATCGATGCACTCGTGCAGGCTTCGACCCAAACGCCTGAATCGAAACTCCGCATCGATCTCGAACGGCAAACCGTGACGGCTGCACACGGACAGACCTACACGTACCCGCTCGGCGCGCGCCACAAGCAAATGGTGATCGAAGGCATGGACACGATCGATCTGACGCTCGCGTCCCTGCACGATATCG